A region of the Desulfobacterales bacterium genome:
TGATTAAAAATACAGTTGAAAAAAAGCCTGAAATAAAAAACCAGTCGGAAATGAATCAGCAGGATGCTGAATATGAAAAAAGGTCATCAATCAGCAAAGTAAGCGAATCATCTAAAGCAACTATGCTGAAAGTTCCAAAGGAAAGAGCGGATCACTTAATGAACCTTATCGGAGAACTTGTTATAAACAAAAATGGCTTATTAAATTTATCACGTTTGATTTCTGTTGAATATAACCGACCTGATATCGGCTCAAAGGTAAAAGAGATTGGATCTGTGATTGGAAGAATAAGCGACGATTTACAATCTTCCATAATGGAGATTCGTATGACTCCAGTTAATCAAGTATTTTTAAAATTTCCAAGACTTGTGAGGGATATTTGCCATGAAACAGGTAAAAATATTAGGATAGATATTGTAGGTGGCGATACAGAGATTGATAAAACAATAATAGAAGTTATCGGAACTCCTCTTTTACATCTTGTTAGAAATTCGGCTGATCACGGAATAGAATTTCCAGATGTTAGGAAAAAGGCAGGAAAGCCTGAACAAGGAGTTATTTCTCTTATGGCTTCAAATGAAGGCCAAAATGTGCTTATTCAAATTGTAGATGATGGAGGAGGTATTGATCCAGAAATAATAGGAAAACTTGCAGTTGAAAAAAATATTATTTCCCAAGAAGCATTGGCTAAGATGCAAGAAAAAGATATACAAAATATAATTTTTTATCCTGGGTTTTCATCCGCAAAAAAAGTAACAGACATTTCAGGAAGAGGCGTAGGCATGGATGTTGTTAAAAAAGAAATTGAAGCTATAGGAGGAAATGTCTGGGTTGAAAGCACAAAAGGAATCGGCACTAAAGTTTCAATTCTTCTGCCGTTAACGCTTGCTTTAAGCCAAGGCCTTAAAGTGTCTGTGTCAAATGAACAATATTATATACCATTGTCTTATGTTAGAGAAACTGTTAAAATACCTTATTCAAATTTTAGGTTTTATCGTGATATCGCAGTTGTTAATATTAAAAATAATATTTTGCCGGTATATAGCTTAAAAAAAATACTTGGTCTTGACAGCGGCAAGTATGACAAAAGAGAAAAAGATTTAATCGCATCATTGGTTATACTTGATATAATGGGTAAAAAAATAGCTATTGATGTGGATAAATTCGACAGAGAAGAAACTTATGTTATGAAGAATATTTCAGGCTCTCTTGGTAAACTTCAAGTACTTATGGGTGCATCAATAACATCTAAAGGAAATATAATTTTAGTTTTAAATCCCCTTAAATTTTAAATAAGAAAAATTTTATGTCAAACAATTCTTTTTCAACAGAACAATTAAACCTTATAGTAAGAATGGCTCTTCATGATCTTGATGTACCATTTGCTGTATCAAGCCGAGTTTTCGGTAGAATGGTTGAAGGAAAGTTCGATTATAAAAATGCGTCTCATGTTCGTCTTGTAAGGTCGTCTTTGATTTCACTTGAACGAGCCAGACGAATGATAAATGACCTTAACGCAGTCCTTTCCGGTGGAAGATTGACGGCTTCTTTAAAATTATGTGAGCTTAGGGAAATTGTTGATGATATTGTACGGGAATTTTCTGTTATTGCTGACTCTGAAAATCAAGAATTTAAATGGACATGCATAAATGCTGGTAAAGTTTTGACTGATGTTGATTTTGTTCATCGGATAGTCGTAAATTTTCTTTTAAATGCCCTTTACCACGGAAATACTGGAAAGCCTATTTTTCTTGAAGTTTATGGAGATAAATTAAAAAATAGTAAGACACAAGGTTTTATTTTAAAAATAACAAATAGTGGTAAATTGATACCTATAGAATATTTAGAAACAATTTTTGATCCGGGAGTTCAGCTTGATATGCACGCTAATCGGAAATGGAAAGGGCAGGGGCTTGGGCTTGCTTTTTGTAAAATGGCTGCTGATGCTATAGGCGGAATAGTTAAGGCTGAAAACCTTGCTGATGGAAGTGGTGTTGTTTTCACGTTAGAGGTAAAATCATAATAAATAATATATTTCGTTATTTACTATATTATAGGGGGTGTTGTTATGAGTAATTTTAAAGAACCAGAAGCCTATCTTAAAAGCGGCTCAAATGAGTTAAAATTTTTAGAATATAGAATTGAGTCTTTAAGCTTAGGAATAAATATTCTTAAAGTAAGCAGGATACTTGATAGGCCTAAAAAGCTTGCTAAACCGGGCTCAATAATGCATCCTTCTATTCTTGGGATGTTTCAAGATCATGGGAAAATTATTCCGCTTATAAATTTAGGATATATACTTGGGCTTAAAGACAATGATAGCGGAAGACGAGTTATAATTACTGAGTTTTTTGATGAAATAACTGGTTTTTTGATTGATTCTGCTGAACAAGTATATACTATTATGTGGAGCCAAGTAAAAGGGGCAGAAGATATAATGCCTAATATTGAAAATCCTTATGTGCTAGCTATTGCTAAACCTGATAAAAACAAAAATATATATCTTTTAGACTATGAGAAAATAGTTCTTGAACTCGCTCCGAATCTTGGTGATAGCGGAAAAATATCATCTGAAGCCGATGGGGATTTTAAAGGAAGCGGTCAGATTGTTCTTATTGCTGAAGATTCTACACCAGTAAGGGAAATGCTTCAACTTGAGCTTGAAGAACGAAATTTAAATGTTATAGCTACGAGGGATGGTGAAGAAGCTATAAAAGTATTTGAGGAAAATAAAAATATTAATATTGTAGTTGCAGATGTTGAAATGCCCAAAAAAGATGGACTTGCACTTTTGGGACATATTCGTCAGCATGCTGAAAGAAGTAAGACTCCAGTTTTAATTTATTCATCTATAGGAGATATAGGCATGAAAGAAAGAGCGAGGCTTATGGACGCTAATGCCCATATCACTAAGCTTGATGTGAATGAGTTATTTATCAATGTAAAAAAACTTTTAGGAATTTGAAATATAGTTTTTAAGAAAAATATTTTGAAATATCCTGATCAGATAAGTTTTAAGTCATTCTGCTAATTCTATAATTCTGAAAATTCTGATTCAGACATTTTCCAATTTATTTTTCTGAAGGACTGTAATTCTTTATCAAACGAGGACTTGATTATGAAGAAAGAAAATTATCAAATAATGGTAGTTGATGATGAAGCGGATACAGCTGATTTGATGGCATCATCCATATCCGCTGTGACAAATCATAAAGTATTTTCTTTTAATGATCCTAAAAATGCTTTAGATTTTTTTATGAAATCACCTGTTGATCTTGTGATTACTGATCTTGTGATGCCTAACATGGACGGTTTTGAAATGATTAAAACTATGAAAGATAGGTCAGTGAATACAGATTTTATGGTTATAACCGGTAATAAACGTATAAGATCAGTCGTTCACTCAAGGTGGCTTGGAGTGTCATATTTATTTTTTAAGCCTGTTAATATTGACGAATTGCTTATATCTATTTCAACGATGTATAAAAGAATTTGCTATTGGGAATCGAGATTAAAAGAAGTAGGGGTTAATCCGGCTTAATATAATTTTTCTGTGGAGTAAAAATTAATGGACGACAGCATTGAAAGCGTAAGATCTGAATTTTACCAAGAAGTTAAAGAAATACTTGAAAGAGCATCCGCTGATTTTCTTAAAGCAGAAGAAAGTAAAGGTGATATAAATGCTTTGAATTCTGTTTTTAGAGGCATCCATACTGTTAAAGGTGGAGCTGGCATGTTTGAAATGATGGATGTTTCTCATTTTTGTCATGAGCTTGAAGGAGTTTTTAATGCGCTTCGGGATAAAAAGATAAGTCTTAATACAAATGTCGCAAATATTATTCTTTCTGGTATAGATCATATTGGAAAAATGATTGTTGATTATTCATTAGGTAGAACAGCTTCGGTAAATGAAGAGCTTATTTCAAAATTTAAGATAGCAGTTGAAGCTCCTATTACTGAGGTTTCTTTAAAAGAAGAAGTTTGTGAAGAACCAAAAGAATTAATTATAGAGGAACGAGATGAAATAGATAAAGCTTCCGTCAGAGAAATTGATGCACAAGTATTTAGAATTAATGAAAAAAAGATAGAAAATTTTGGGAATATTACAGGCGAACTTTTAATAGCGAGAAATACTTATGCGTATCTTCTCGAAACAGCTATGGCATCAAAATCAACAGAATCAATTGAAAAACTCCTTAAACCTTTTAAAGCAAACATGCACCAGTTTGACAGGCTTACTGAAGATATTTATCATGCGGTTTTTTCCCTTAGAATGGTTCCAATTAAAGGTATATTTCAAAAATTTAATCGTGTAGTAAGGGATATATGTAAAAAACAACGAAAATTTATACGCTTTGCTATTGAAGGAAATGATATAGAGGTAGATAAAAAAATTGCAGATGCTCTTTCTGATCCACTTGTTCATTTAGTTAGAAATTCATGCGATCACGGTATTGAAGAACCACATGAACGTCTTGATGCAGGAAAGAATGGTGAAGGTAAAGTTTCTTTGACTGCGTATATGGAAGGAAGCAATATCATCATTGTTATAGCTGATGACGGCAAAGGTATAAGCAAAAAGAAACTTTATGAAAAGGCTGTAAAGTTAGGCATAGATGTTGATTCTTTAAGTGATGAAGCTCTTACTGATTTGATTTTTATGCCGGGGTTTTCTACTAAAACTGATATCAGCGATATTTCCGGCAGGGGAGTTGGAATGGATGTTGTAAAAACATCTATTACTGCCCTTAGCGGAACAATAAAAGTTGTAACAGAGGAAGGAAAAGGAGCAACTATTACTCTTTCAATTCCAATGAAAATAGGTATTACAACTGTTCTTATGATAGAATCGTCCGGAAGTAGTTTCGCTATTCCTATTAACTATATACTTGAAACAATGAAAGTAGAAATAAAAAAATTCAGAAAAAATAAAGATGATTTGCTATTTTATTATAGAGGCGATGTTATATCTGTAAGAAAATTATCAAAAATTTTAGATAAATCTGATGTATTAACAAATCAAGAAGTCTCTCTTGTAGTTCTTAAAACTTCTAAAGGTAAATTCGGTCTTATTGTAGATGACATGGAAAAAAATATGGAAATAGCTATAAAACCGTTACCTTCTTCTTTAGCTCATATTGATGTTGTCAGCGGCACAAGTATAATGGGTGACGGTAGAGTTATCCTTGTTCTTAATCCAGAATTTTTTACTGCTGAGTAGATGCTGAATTGATTGTATGAAAATGACATATGATTATTATTTTTAGATAATAAAACTTGTAGTAGCCTTTACTTTTAGCCTTAATCAACTGAATAATGAGTCACTTTTAACTTAATTTTTAGCGCTTACTGAGCCTAAATAGTATTTAAGAAAAATAAATTGGAAAAAGTATTCCCCCTTTTTTTAAAGGCCTTGACGGGGGAGGGTTGTTAAGTTCTAAACTATTAGTAAACAAGTACTAATGCAAAACTGTAAAAAGTTTGAAGCTTGTCCCCTCTCCCTTGACGGGAGAGGGTTAGGGTGAGGGTGAACCATAACAATCAAAATTTTAATTTAAATTAATAGACTCATTTCACCCCACCCCCGCCAGCTTTGCTGGCGACCCCTCCCGCAAGGGGAGGGGTGATTATGAAAAAATTACACCATTTTATGAGAACTTAACAGCCCTGCCAGAGGAGGGATGATTTGGATATCAAAAGAAAGGAAATAATTTGTGTAAAAGGTGGGACACACCCGGGACACACCCATAAACATGATAGAAACAATAGAAAGTCTTCGTCAAAAAAATCAAGAGCTCGAATCAAAATTAAATACGATTCTTAATTGTCTTCCATGTAATTTTGCTATTATTGATCCTTTTTATCATATTGTTGATATAAATGAATCTTTTTTAAAATTTATCGAAACTAATAAAGAAAATGTTATTGATAAAAAATGTAATGAAGTTTTTAAAGATTTAGCACTATATGATGAATCTGAAATAAAAAAGGTATTTGAAACAGGGGAATTGATTTCAAAAATCGTTATAACTACAAATAAAGATGGTGAGCAATGTTTTAAAAAATTTGTTGCGCCAATAAAAAGCGATTTAGAAAAAGTTACAGGAGTCATTATTTTTGCTCTTGATATTTCAGATAGAATACAACTTGAAACTGATTTGAAAAATGCGAAAGAAGAAGCTGAAAAAGCTAATAAAGCAAAAACTGAATTTCTTGCACAGATGAGTCATGAACTTAGAACGCCTTTGAACGGAATACTTGGATATTGTCAAATTTTAGAAAATGATAAAACTCTTGGAGATAAACAAAGTGAGGCTGTAAAAATTATACAAAAAAGCGGTAAACATCTTCTAATGATGATTAATGATACTCTTGATATTGCTCGAATTGAAACTGGAAAATTAGAAGTAAGCTTTCATGCTTTTTCATTAAAGGATGCTATTAATGCTGTTATTAAGAATATTAAGATTCAAGCGGATAATAAAAACTTAAGCTTTGATTTCAGGTTTTCTGAAGGTTTACCAGAAATAGTTATTGGAGACGAAATATATCTTTCTCAAGTTTTGATAAATTTGTTGGGCAATGCTATAAAATACACGAAAACAGGAGGTATAAGCCTTAAAATTACTAAACTGCCTTGGGATAATGACGGAAAAATAAGGTTTAGGGTTGAAGATACAGGGATAGGAATTCTTGACGAAACATTACACCAAATATTTGAGCCTTATTATCAAGTCAAAGATAGAAGTATAAAAGAGGAAGGTACAGGTCTTGGGCTTTCTATTTGTAAACAACTTGTAAATATAATGGGAGGAGATTTAAAGGTAAAAAGCATAGTAGGCAAAGGAACAACTTTTTGGTTTGATATTCTTTTTTATGAAGCTAAGCATCTTTATGAATCACGCGAAAAAAATTTTTCGAACATTATCGGCTATATTGGCGATATAATAAAAATTTTAATAAGTGATATTAGTGATATGAATAGGAATATGTTGTCAAAAATGCTAAAAAATATTGGTTTTGAAATCTATGAAGCAAAAGACGGCAGTGAGGCATTAGAAAAAAGTGCAAAAATTCAGCCAAATGCGGCAATTCTTGATTTGTCAGCATCTAATCTTGAAAGTTTAAAATCTGCTGAAATAATAAAAAAACTTACACAAGAGAATAAAACAGTTATAATCGGTATGTCGTCAATGCAAATAGATTCTTTAAAAAAAATTTCAGAATCATTCGGATATGATGCATATATACAGAAGCCTGTTAATATTGATGTTTTATTAGATATATTGCAAGAACATTTACAGATTAATTGGATATATAAAGAGGAGAACATTAAGGTACCACGATCTGACGAACAAATAACCTTTGAAGATGATGAAATGATGGAAGATAATATTGTTCCACCTTCTTTTGAAAAATTAGATGCTCTTTTGCTTTTCGCCATGCAAGGTGATATTATTGGGCTTATGAAAAAAAATGAGGATATTTTATCTTCTGATAAAAAATTTTATCCATTTTTTAAAAAACTAAAAGAACTTATAGATGAAATGAAAATGAATAAAATAAGGGAACTATTAGAAACTTTAAGGAGTAAAAAAAATGGAACACGAATATAAAGAAACGATATTATGTGTGGATGATAATCCGATGAATCTTAAATTCCTTTTAGATTTTTTTAATGAAAATGAATATAAAGTATCTATATCAGAAGATGGGGAAGGAGCATTAAAACTATCGGAATTTTTGAAGCCCGACCTTATACTTTTGGATATAATGATGCCGGGTATAGGCGGATTTGAAACTTGCAGACTGTTAAAACTGAACCCTGTAACAAAGGAAATACCAGTCATTTTTGTAACGGCTTTATTTGATACTGAGCAAAAAATTAAGGGACTTGAATTAGGAGGGGTTGACTATATAACAAAACCTTTTAATACAAAGGAAGTTCTTGCGAGGATAAAAACGCATTTAACCATAAGAAAGCAAAAGATGGAGCTTCATGAGCTGAATGCCACAAAAGATAGGTTTTTTTCCATTGTATCTCATGACTTAAGAAATGCTTTTAATCCATTGTTGATATCGTCAGATATTTTATTAAAGATAATTCCATCAGGTAATATTGAAAAAATTTTGAAGTTTACTAATTCTTTGAAAAATTCTTTAAACACGACATATAAACTTTTGGAAAACCTTCTTGAGTGGTCAAGACTTCAAAGAGGTTCAATACAATATGTTCCTGATAACTGGGATATAAAAGATCTCGTTATGGAGGTCTGTGTTCTTTTTACAGAACGAGCATCTCAAAAAGAAATTATTTTAAGTAACTTGATAGAAGAAAAGTTTTTTGTATATGCTGATAGAAGCATGGTTTATACTGTATTTCGGAATCTTGTTTCAAATGCCCTTAAATTTACTGATAAGCTTGGCGTAATATCTATATACTTAGAGGAATTTAGAAATAAAAATTTTGTGAGAATAGATATTGGAGATACTGGCACTGGAATATCTAAAGAAAATTTGCAAAAATTATTTAGGCTTGACGAAAAAGTAAGAGGAAGGGGAACGGATAATGAACAGGGAACAGGACTTGGATTGATACTCTGCAAAGAACTTGTAGAAAGAAATAAAGGAGAAATATGGGCAAATAGTGAAGTCGGAAAAGGTTCTGTTTTTAGCTTTACGTTGCCTGTAATGTAAAAAATTAAAGGAAAAATCAGAAACTAAGTATAACTACAGTATTTAAGAAAAGTATTTTGGATTATCGTCATTCCGGGGAAAGTCAGAAAATCGTTTAGATTTTCTGACTTTAACCCGGAATCCAGAGAATATGAAGACTTTTATTCTGGATTCCGGATTAAAATTGAAAAATATTCATTTTTCAATTTTTTCCGGAATGACGTCCTACGACGTTTATTTAATTTTTCCAATTTACTTTTCTTAAAAACTATATAAATTTTAGGATATTTTATAATGAAAGAAAGAAATTTTAGAATTATTGTTGTTGACGATGAGCCTGAAACAGCTTCAATGATTGCTGATATGGCGTCTATGAGCGGACATGAAGTTGTATCATTTGATGATCCGTATAAAGCTCTCCAAAGTTTTTTAAAAACTCCTTCTGATATAGTGATAACCGATCTTTCAATGCCACATATAGATGGTTTTGAAATGATAAAATGTATGAGGGAAAGGTCTAATTCTACTGAATTTATAGTAGTTACAGGTAATAAAACCATAAAAACTGTTTTTCATTCAAGGGGTCTTGGAGTAAACAAGCTTTTTTTTAAGCCTGTTAAAATGGAAGAGCTTTTAGAGGCAATAGAAGAGAGTTATAAAAGAGCTACTTATTGGGTAGAGAAACTTCATGAAGTTAAAGACAGCTCAGAAATTAGAGATACCAATTTAATTGTATAATATAATATAAGTAGAATAATATGAAACCTTCATACGAAGAATTACAAAATAGAGTTCAAAAATATGAAGCAATAATTGAAGCTATCCGCAAAGGTGATGTGGATGCTGTTGTTCTTCAAAACGATGTTTCTTTGCTTAAATCTCAGGAATTTATTGAGGAAGTATCAAAGGATCTTCTTAGAAAAGACGAATTGCTTAAAGGTGTTGCAGATGCCTTAATGCATCTTTTAAAGACAGAAGATTCTAATGATTCCCATAAATCATTAAAAAAAGCTCTTGAAATTTTAGGCATAGCTGTTGCGGTTGATAGAGTTTATGTTATTCATATTATTGCATCAACTTCCCTTGATAAACTCTCTGTTTCAGAAATGTATACATGGGAGGTGGACGATAATCTTGATGATAACACTTATATTGATATCCCTGTTAGATGGTATGAGGAATTCTTAAAAAAACAAATCATAAAAGGAAGTATAAAAAATTTTCCCCTTGGCGAAAAGCAAATACTTGAAAAAAGAAATGTAACATCAACTCTAATGGTGCCAATAATAATAGACGAAAATATTTGGGGCTTTATGGGATTTGATGATTTTCAATTTGAACGAGAATGGAGCAATA
Encoded here:
- a CDS encoding chemotaxis protein CheA, whose translation is MSLIEIDDRERIKDFVENFKESFVGQKDRILTMENYDGPHHEFKDIVSQVLLPLLLINASSKVFNIDLLTNITDLLINLLDLIKVKKIKNDSDIIDCLLSSTDKLEKIVSIIENAVDRNFNSIEIDMEKEGISEVINWIEDILSNLQEKKEADAKLTQDKPLSFDLGFSTQMTQDFFDEGHEFIKSVEDSLLVIESNSSKDNAVDLANESDKVLRGLHSLKGNAGLLLSLVKDQNERETHILNKIRVLSHSAETLVQIKRDLKEKFDTKSISLLFSVCDISLKLVDAFYNGDHKGIDVSELIQNCEKFSGAVQEKTQEKKIKGDSPKESAFLNILYQVIESLEGGLTDIKSQDESKKKKGFSKIKRAFSTLKKLGETSGKKEFAQIGQTGLTAFEDLKISTNEIAIQKNYDFFYEVLALIKNTVEKKPEIKNQSEMNQQDAEYEKRSSISKVSESSKATMLKVPKERADHLMNLIGELVINKNGLLNLSRLISVEYNRPDIGSKVKEIGSVIGRISDDLQSSIMEIRMTPVNQVFLKFPRLVRDICHETGKNIRIDIVGGDTEIDKTIIEVIGTPLLHLVRNSADHGIEFPDVRKKAGKPEQGVISLMASNEGQNVLIQIVDDGGGIDPEIIGKLAVEKNIISQEALAKMQEKDIQNIIFYPGFSSAKKVTDISGRGVGMDVVKKEIEAIGGNVWVESTKGIGTKVSILLPLTLALSQGLKVSVSNEQYYIPLSYVRETVKIPYSNFRFYRDIAVVNIKNNILPVYSLKKILGLDSGKYDKREKDLIASLVILDIMGKKIAIDVDKFDREETYVMKNISGSLGKLQVLMGASITSKGNIILVLNPLKF
- a CDS encoding HAMP domain-containing histidine kinase, with the protein product MSNNSFSTEQLNLIVRMALHDLDVPFAVSSRVFGRMVEGKFDYKNASHVRLVRSSLISLERARRMINDLNAVLSGGRLTASLKLCELREIVDDIVREFSVIADSENQEFKWTCINAGKVLTDVDFVHRIVVNFLLNALYHGNTGKPIFLEVYGDKLKNSKTQGFILKITNSGKLIPIEYLETIFDPGVQLDMHANRKWKGQGLGLAFCKMAADAIGGIVKAENLADGSGVVFTLEVKS
- a CDS encoding chemotaxis protein CheV, with translation MSNFKEPEAYLKSGSNELKFLEYRIESLSLGINILKVSRILDRPKKLAKPGSIMHPSILGMFQDHGKIIPLINLGYILGLKDNDSGRRVIITEFFDEITGFLIDSAEQVYTIMWSQVKGAEDIMPNIENPYVLAIAKPDKNKNIYLLDYEKIVLELAPNLGDSGKISSEADGDFKGSGQIVLIAEDSTPVREMLQLELEERNLNVIATRDGEEAIKVFEENKNINIVVADVEMPKKDGLALLGHIRQHAERSKTPVLIYSSIGDIGMKERARLMDANAHITKLDVNELFINVKKLLGI
- a CDS encoding response regulator — its product is MKKENYQIMVVDDEADTADLMASSISAVTNHKVFSFNDPKNALDFFMKSPVDLVITDLVMPNMDGFEMIKTMKDRSVNTDFMVITGNKRIRSVVHSRWLGVSYLFFKPVNIDELLISISTMYKRICYWESRLKEVGVNPA
- a CDS encoding chemotaxis protein CheA codes for the protein MDDSIESVRSEFYQEVKEILERASADFLKAEESKGDINALNSVFRGIHTVKGGAGMFEMMDVSHFCHELEGVFNALRDKKISLNTNVANIILSGIDHIGKMIVDYSLGRTASVNEELISKFKIAVEAPITEVSLKEEVCEEPKELIIEERDEIDKASVREIDAQVFRINEKKIENFGNITGELLIARNTYAYLLETAMASKSTESIEKLLKPFKANMHQFDRLTEDIYHAVFSLRMVPIKGIFQKFNRVVRDICKKQRKFIRFAIEGNDIEVDKKIADALSDPLVHLVRNSCDHGIEEPHERLDAGKNGEGKVSLTAYMEGSNIIIVIADDGKGISKKKLYEKAVKLGIDVDSLSDEALTDLIFMPGFSTKTDISDISGRGVGMDVVKTSITALSGTIKVVTEEGKGATITLSIPMKIGITTVLMIESSGSSFAIPINYILETMKVEIKKFRKNKDDLLFYYRGDVISVRKLSKILDKSDVLTNQEVSLVVLKTSKGKFGLIVDDMEKNMEIAIKPLPSSLAHIDVVSGTSIMGDGRVILVLNPEFFTAE
- a CDS encoding PAS domain-containing protein; this encodes MIETIESLRQKNQELESKLNTILNCLPCNFAIIDPFYHIVDINESFLKFIETNKENVIDKKCNEVFKDLALYDESEIKKVFETGELISKIVITTNKDGEQCFKKFVAPIKSDLEKVTGVIIFALDISDRIQLETDLKNAKEEAEKANKAKTEFLAQMSHELRTPLNGILGYCQILENDKTLGDKQSEAVKIIQKSGKHLLMMINDTLDIARIETGKLEVSFHAFSLKDAINAVIKNIKIQADNKNLSFDFRFSEGLPEIVIGDEIYLSQVLINLLGNAIKYTKTGGISLKITKLPWDNDGKIRFRVEDTGIGILDETLHQIFEPYYQVKDRSIKEEGTGLGLSICKQLVNIMGGDLKVKSIVGKGTTFWFDILFYEAKHLYESREKNFSNIIGYIGDIIKILISDISDMNRNMLSKMLKNIGFEIYEAKDGSEALEKSAKIQPNAAILDLSASNLESLKSAEIIKKLTQENKTVIIGMSSMQIDSLKKISESFGYDAYIQKPVNIDVLLDILQEHLQINWIYKEENIKVPRSDEQITFEDDEMMEDNIVPPSFEKLDALLLFAMQGDIIGLMKKNEDILSSDKKFYPFFKKLKELIDEMKMNKIRELLETLRSKKNGTRI
- a CDS encoding hybrid sensor histidine kinase/response regulator: MEHEYKETILCVDDNPMNLKFLLDFFNENEYKVSISEDGEGALKLSEFLKPDLILLDIMMPGIGGFETCRLLKLNPVTKEIPVIFVTALFDTEQKIKGLELGGVDYITKPFNTKEVLARIKTHLTIRKQKMELHELNATKDRFFSIVSHDLRNAFNPLLISSDILLKIIPSGNIEKILKFTNSLKNSLNTTYKLLENLLEWSRLQRGSIQYVPDNWDIKDLVMEVCVLFTERASQKEIILSNLIEEKFFVYADRSMVYTVFRNLVSNALKFTDKLGVISIYLEEFRNKNFVRIDIGDTGTGISKENLQKLFRLDEKVRGRGTDNEQGTGLGLILCKELVERNKGEIWANSEVGKGSVFSFTLPVM
- a CDS encoding response regulator; this encodes MKERNFRIIVVDDEPETASMIADMASMSGHEVVSFDDPYKALQSFLKTPSDIVITDLSMPHIDGFEMIKCMRERSNSTEFIVVTGNKTIKTVFHSRGLGVNKLFFKPVKMEELLEAIEESYKRATYWVEKLHEVKDSSEIRDTNLIV